One window from the genome of Pseudanabaena yagii GIHE-NHR1 encodes:
- a CDS encoding PAS domain S-box protein — translation MTTPILPSTTSKVVTTGASISCESNGFKVPLIVLITVPFLLSTFGIVGLISWLTFRNTHEAIGNLTNQIHRKVTEQVQDRLNSYLELPYTLNQINANNIDLEQLDGANEQKIQTLFWKELQDFPHISNIYVTTPSGQYIGARRFKNQFTVEDATAAYMADNLGRAKSPLMAKNRLKLSDRSWYQKVMQSKQSTWSEVYTESITGEAAITAIKPIYNSNGEFQGVLGVSMRLGDINEFLKETKVSQKGLTFIVDHAGRLVASSNLEATIADPNKQNNRNSNPERIFADQSQDQLTQKVAEWLKSQEVEDNHQLLQSVIKFDGENHYLQVDSLKNTSELRGLNWCIVVVVPASEFLSQIKENTISTFILCFIALSLTTIFGVISARWLSRPITQLSIASQAIANGNLNQKVEYSCVVKELAILATAFNQMSRQMKKSHTRLEEYSQLLVQKVDERTQALQQEILEHEMTEAALRESEEKFAKAFRSSPDGMALITAGTNKHVDVNDKWTQITGYSREEAIGSAPSDLNLWLDLRERDRMLEILERDGRVFNYEASFVTKAGKVITGLISSETIEFGGQAFAIYAVKDISDRKKIEENIKESEKKYRDLVESANCIILRWDTQGNICFLNDYGLKFFGYELEEIIGSYVLETIVSAESITGEDLRIMIEDICQSPEKYQLNENENICKDGRRVWVTWSNKPIYDDQGQLIEILSVGTDITDRKRAEKELQSAKEIADMANRAKSDFLANMSHELRTPLNGILGYAQILKRSDDPQKHRSGLEIIQRSGEHLLTLLNDILDLSKIEAKKLELNTSEFDLPKLLQSITDMFQLQVHAKDVKLIYQPLTPLPTIMYGDEKRLRQVLINLFGNAVKFTDRGSVSFSVSAQPYESNNLNSSNTKQKNYKVRFEIADTGVGIDPDKLEEIFLPFQQVGERSRRYSGTGLGLPICQKIVEMMGGQLQVTSTLNEGSTFWFEIDLAEVPNHNITNTIDSRTITGYYGDRRKILVVDDKTENRMVLSDLLTPLGFIVAEAIDGYDCINQAQIFAPDLILLDMVMPELDGHETTKQLRQLSMFEKTAIVMVSASAFSQDRELSLNVGCNAFIAKPVNPDSLFHTMRSLLNLEWQYDDLALGDAPLPNGLDSNPNNRSNRNIEETTQPLIFPPTCTLDKLIQMARIGDILAIQDEVILLQETDPAFVPFTKQILSYAREFQIRRIREFLESQQQEVLMS, via the coding sequence ATGACAACACCAATCCTTCCTTCCACAACTTCTAAAGTAGTCACAACTGGAGCTAGCATCAGTTGTGAAAGCAATGGATTCAAAGTACCTTTGATTGTGCTGATCACAGTGCCATTTCTGCTCAGTACCTTCGGCATTGTCGGCTTAATTAGTTGGTTAACCTTTCGCAACACCCATGAAGCGATCGGTAATCTCACCAATCAGATCCATCGCAAAGTTACAGAACAAGTCCAAGATCGCTTAAATTCCTATTTAGAGCTTCCCTACACCCTCAATCAAATCAATGCAAACAATATTGATTTAGAGCAACTCGATGGTGCTAATGAGCAGAAAATCCAAACTCTATTTTGGAAAGAGTTACAAGATTTTCCCCATATCAGTAATATTTACGTCACTACTCCTTCGGGGCAATACATCGGTGCACGCCGCTTCAAGAACCAGTTCACCGTAGAAGATGCTACAGCCGCTTACATGGCAGACAATTTGGGAAGAGCAAAATCACCATTGATGGCAAAGAATCGCCTTAAGCTCAGCGATCGCTCTTGGTATCAGAAAGTCATGCAGTCCAAACAAAGTACTTGGAGTGAAGTATATACAGAATCGATAACTGGTGAAGCCGCAATCACAGCAATTAAGCCTATTTACAACTCCAATGGCGAGTTTCAAGGTGTATTGGGTGTATCCATGCGCTTGGGAGATATCAATGAATTTCTCAAGGAAACTAAAGTTAGTCAAAAGGGACTGACATTTATCGTCGATCATGCAGGAAGGCTAGTCGCAAGTTCTAATTTAGAAGCTACTATTGCTGATCCTAACAAGCAAAACAATCGAAATAGTAACCCTGAGCGTATTTTCGCAGACCAAAGTCAAGATCAATTAACTCAAAAAGTAGCTGAATGGCTCAAATCACAAGAGGTTGAGGATAATCATCAACTTTTGCAATCAGTAATTAAATTTGATGGCGAAAATCATTACTTACAGGTAGACAGCCTCAAGAACACATCTGAATTGAGGGGATTGAACTGGTGCATTGTCGTAGTTGTACCTGCGTCGGAATTTCTCTCCCAAATCAAAGAAAATACGATCTCAACGTTTATCTTGTGTTTTATCGCATTGAGCTTGACTACTATCTTTGGTGTTATTTCGGCACGTTGGCTGAGTCGCCCAATCACGCAATTAAGCATTGCAAGTCAGGCGATCGCTAATGGTAATCTCAATCAAAAAGTTGAATATTCTTGCGTAGTTAAGGAACTCGCAATCTTAGCGACAGCCTTTAATCAGATGAGTCGCCAAATGAAAAAATCGCACACCAGATTAGAGGAATATTCGCAATTACTAGTACAGAAAGTTGATGAACGCACGCAAGCACTACAGCAGGAAATCCTCGAACATGAAATGACAGAAGCTGCCCTGCGCGAATCTGAGGAAAAATTTGCCAAGGCGTTTCGGTCTAGTCCCGATGGCATGGCTTTAATTACTGCTGGTACGAACAAACATGTTGATGTTAATGACAAATGGACGCAGATTACAGGCTATAGTCGCGAAGAAGCGATTGGCTCGGCTCCCTCTGATTTGAATCTATGGCTAGATTTACGGGAACGCGATCGCATGTTGGAAATTTTAGAAAGAGATGGGCGAGTTTTTAACTACGAGGCAAGTTTTGTTACTAAAGCAGGCAAAGTTATTACGGGATTAATCTCTTCAGAAACTATTGAATTTGGTGGTCAGGCCTTCGCGATCTATGCGGTAAAAGATATTAGCGATCGTAAAAAAATCGAAGAGAATATTAAAGAGAGTGAAAAGAAATATCGTGATCTAGTCGAATCAGCTAACTGTATTATTTTACGCTGGGATACTCAGGGGAATATTTGCTTTTTAAATGACTATGGATTGAAGTTTTTTGGATATGAATTAGAAGAAATTATTGGTTCTTATGTTCTAGAAACAATTGTGTCAGCCGAAAGTATTACAGGCGAAGACCTTCGGATAATGATTGAGGATATCTGTCAGAGTCCCGAAAAATATCAACTCAATGAGAATGAGAATATCTGTAAAGATGGAAGACGAGTCTGGGTAACTTGGTCAAATAAGCCCATTTATGATGATCAGGGGCAATTAATTGAAATTCTTTCTGTCGGCACAGATATTACCGATCGCAAGCGGGCGGAAAAGGAACTCCAATCCGCCAAAGAGATTGCGGACATGGCAAACCGAGCCAAGAGTGATTTTCTCGCTAATATGAGTCATGAGTTACGCACTCCTTTAAACGGGATTTTAGGTTATGCCCAAATCCTCAAGCGCAGTGATGATCCGCAAAAACACCGTTCAGGATTAGAAATTATTCAGCGCAGTGGTGAGCATTTATTAACGCTATTAAATGACATTCTCGATCTTTCCAAAATTGAAGCAAAAAAACTAGAACTTAATACCAGTGAGTTTGACCTTCCTAAACTCCTGCAAAGTATCACTGATATGTTTCAATTGCAGGTTCATGCGAAGGATGTGAAATTGATTTATCAACCCCTCACCCCTCTTCCTACAATTATGTATGGTGATGAGAAGCGTCTGCGTCAAGTACTGATCAACTTATTTGGGAATGCAGTCAAATTCACCGATCGCGGCAGTGTCTCCTTCAGCGTCAGTGCTCAGCCCTACGAATCTAATAACCTCAACTCTAGCAACACCAAACAGAAGAACTACAAAGTGCGCTTTGAGATCGCCGATACTGGGGTGGGCATCGATCCCGATAAACTAGAGGAAATCTTTTTACCATTTCAACAGGTAGGTGAGCGCTCCCGTCGCTATTCTGGCACTGGTTTAGGTTTACCGATTTGTCAAAAAATTGTGGAAATGATGGGAGGGCAACTCCAAGTCACCAGTACTTTGAATGAAGGTAGTACTTTTTGGTTTGAAATTGATTTGGCAGAAGTTCCCAATCACAACATCACAAACACCATTGATAGTCGCACGATCACTGGGTACTATGGCGATCGCCGCAAAATCTTAGTGGTTGACGACAAAACCGAAAATAGAATGGTCTTGAGCGATCTGCTTACCCCCCTCGGATTTATTGTTGCCGAAGCGATCGATGGCTATGACTGTATTAACCAAGCCCAGATTTTTGCCCCAGATTTAATTTTGCTGGATATGGTCATGCCCGAACTCGATGGGCATGAAACTACGAAGCAATTACGGCAGTTGTCCATGTTCGAGAAGACTGCCATTGTGATGGTTTCCGCCAGTGCCTTTAGCCAAGATCGTGAACTGAGTCTAAATGTGGGTTGCAATGCTTTCATCGCGAAACCCGTCAATCCCGACAGCCTCTTCCATACGATGCGATCGCTGCTCAATTTAGAGTGGCAATATGATGATCTCGCGCTTGGTGATGCCCCATTGCCGAATGGATTAGATAGCAATCCCAATAATCGCAGTAATCGCAATATTGAGGAAACCACTCAACCCTTAATCTTTCCCCCAACCTGCACGCTAGACAAATTAATCCAAATGGCACGTATCGGCGATATTCTTGCCATTCAAGATGAAGTGATACTGCTCCAAGAAACCGATCCTGCTTTTGTACCCTTCACCAAGCAAATTCTCAGCTATGCCCGTGAGTTCCAAATTAGACGTATTCGCGAGTTTCTAGAGTCCCAGCAGCAAGAGGTACTAATGAGCTAA
- a CDS encoding tetratricopeptide repeat protein, producing the protein MNYTGNIWDKDALKNPETEYQTLLNLLRQKQDFAMLFVRCSPAEGEQIIKRSITDTAHRSINVLRLDQPIADFYEMLVERTDLHEAKVLFVTGIEEFLENKVDDIADSSLSEKLEHIPRPLAHLSLLQSKLKEKFSICFVFLLPLFALKFFINSSPELFNNSVEVFEFPTDMELLRQEAFRWVGGDRYEAYAQISEEERDHKYEDLQKLIDAQPLISERRIELLLEQGGLLVAGNRCQEAIANCDLALQIRNDNHLAWYNRAVALDLSDHHEEAIDNYRQALSYKEDFYAAWHNLGTSLSMLGRYEEAINSYNIALRHKPDYYYSYGGKGLVYSVLGKYEEAIEHCEKALALKPDYVQGWFSRAYALESIGKYGEAVASYDRALEYKPHDHQIWYSRAKALEHWGNYTEAIASYDQALEIRPDDYYAWNNRGLVLSRLELYEDAIASHDRALEINPDDHFAWYSRGNALSGLGKLEEAIAAYDKAIQISPQETQVWQNRRLALRRLGFD; encoded by the coding sequence ATGAATTACACTGGAAACATTTGGGATAAAGACGCTCTAAAAAATCCAGAGACAGAATATCAAACCTTATTAAATTTATTGAGGCAAAAACAAGATTTTGCAATGCTTTTTGTGCGTTGTTCGCCTGCTGAGGGAGAGCAAATTATAAAAAGGTCAATAACAGATACAGCCCATCGAAGTATCAATGTATTAAGGCTTGATCAACCGATCGCTGATTTTTACGAGATGTTAGTTGAGAGGACAGATTTACATGAGGCAAAGGTATTATTTGTTACAGGTATTGAAGAGTTTCTAGAAAACAAAGTTGACGATATTGCTGATAGTAGCTTAAGCGAAAAGTTAGAACATATTCCACGTCCGCTTGCCCATTTGAGTTTATTACAATCCAAACTTAAAGAGAAATTTTCAATTTGTTTTGTATTTCTATTACCCTTATTTGCACTTAAGTTTTTTATTAATAGCTCTCCTGAACTTTTTAATAATTCCGTTGAGGTGTTTGAATTCCCCACGGACATGGAGCTACTACGACAAGAAGCCTTTCGTTGGGTGGGGGGCGATCGCTATGAGGCATATGCTCAAATTAGTGAGGAAGAGCGCGATCACAAGTATGAGGATCTCCAAAAGTTAATTGATGCTCAACCATTAATTTCTGAACGACGCATCGAGCTATTACTAGAGCAAGGTGGTCTATTAGTTGCAGGAAACCGTTGTCAAGAAGCGATCGCTAATTGCGATCTTGCCTTACAAATTCGTAATGATAACCATTTAGCTTGGTATAACCGTGCTGTTGCCCTAGACCTGAGCGATCACCATGAAGAAGCCATAGATAACTACCGCCAAGCACTCTCCTACAAAGAAGATTTTTATGCAGCGTGGCATAATTTGGGAACCTCCTTAAGTATGTTGGGGCGTTATGAAGAGGCAATCAATAGTTACAATATCGCCCTTAGACATAAGCCCGATTACTATTATTCCTATGGTGGCAAGGGCTTAGTCTATAGTGTGCTCGGTAAGTATGAAGAAGCGATCGAGCATTGCGAAAAGGCATTAGCACTCAAACCTGACTATGTGCAAGGTTGGTTTAGTCGAGCCTATGCTCTTGAAAGTATTGGTAAATATGGGGAAGCGGTAGCAAGTTACGATCGCGCCCTAGAGTATAAGCCCCATGATCATCAAATTTGGTATAGCCGTGCAAAAGCCCTTGAGCATTGGGGAAACTATACAGAAGCGATCGCTAGCTATGATCAAGCCTTAGAAATCCGCCCTGATGACTATTACGCTTGGAATAATCGCGGTTTGGTGCTCAGCCGCCTAGAACTTTATGAAGATGCGATCGCTAGCCATGATCGAGCCTTGGAAATTAATCCTGATGACCATTTCGCTTGGTATAGTCGAGGCAATGCCCTCAGTGGACTTGGTAAACTAGAAGAAGCGATCGCCGCCTATGATAAAGCAATTCAGATTTCTCCCCAAGAGACTCAAGTATGGCAAAATCGTCGCCTCGCGTTGAGAAGACTAGGTTTTGACTAA
- a CDS encoding ferredoxin-thioredoxin reductase catalytic domain-containing protein yields the protein MSLKPESESDRGKNKASSKSFEAMRKFSEKYAKNTGTFFCSDPSVTNAVIEGLAKHKEELGSPLCPCRYYEDKEAEVKDTYWNCPCVPMRERKECHCMLFLTPDNPFAGTKQELEIVDIVYDA from the coding sequence ATGTCCCTTAAACCAGAGTCAGAGTCAGATCGTGGGAAAAACAAAGCTTCCTCCAAAAGCTTTGAAGCGATGAGAAAGTTTTCCGAAAAATACGCTAAAAACACAGGGACTTTTTTTTGCTCCGATCCTAGCGTAACCAATGCCGTTATCGAAGGCTTGGCAAAGCATAAAGAAGAACTAGGCTCTCCGCTTTGTCCTTGCCGTTATTACGAAGACAAGGAAGCTGAAGTCAAAGATACCTATTGGAATTGTCCCTGTGTGCCAATGCGTGAACGCAAAGAATGTCACTGTATGCTTTTTCTGACACCAGATAATCCCTTTGCAGGAACTAAACAAGAACTAGAAATCGTAGATATTGTATACGATGCCTAA
- the trpS gene encoding tryptophan--tRNA ligase → MQKRVLSGVQPTGNLHIGNYLGAIRNWVETQADYENFFCVVDLHAITVPHDPKTLASNTRDIAALYIACGIDPNISTIFVQSHVSAHAELTWLLNCITPLNWLERMIQFKEKAIKQGENVGVGLLDYPVLMAADILLYQADLVPVGEDQKQHLELTRDIAGRFNDQFAPVLKVPNPLIRKEGARVMSLTDGTKKMSKSDPSEMSRIHLLDKPDEIAKKIKKCKTDAVRELAFDDSDRPEANNLLGLYAIFANKTKEKVQADAATWRGWGDFKTVLTDAAIAHLEPIQVKYNEVVKESGYLDRVLKEGREKASETAFKTLNAVKDAMGYLPPL, encoded by the coding sequence ATGCAAAAACGAGTTCTATCTGGTGTACAACCAACTGGCAACCTCCATATTGGCAATTATTTGGGGGCTATTCGTAACTGGGTAGAGACTCAGGCTGATTACGAAAACTTCTTTTGTGTTGTCGATCTGCACGCGATTACAGTCCCTCACGATCCGAAAACCTTAGCTAGCAACACTCGCGACATTGCGGCTTTATATATTGCCTGTGGGATTGATCCGAATATTTCCACAATTTTTGTGCAGTCCCATGTATCCGCCCATGCCGAGTTAACATGGCTTCTCAATTGCATCACGCCGCTAAATTGGTTGGAGCGAATGATCCAATTTAAGGAGAAGGCAATTAAGCAAGGGGAAAATGTGGGTGTGGGGCTACTAGACTATCCCGTATTAATGGCAGCCGATATTTTGTTATATCAAGCGGATTTAGTTCCAGTTGGTGAAGATCAGAAGCAACATTTAGAACTGACGCGGGATATTGCGGGAAGGTTTAATGATCAGTTTGCGCCTGTGCTGAAAGTGCCTAATCCTTTAATTCGGAAGGAAGGGGCAAGGGTGATGAGCCTCACTGATGGAACTAAAAAAATGTCGAAGTCTGATCCTTCGGAAATGAGTCGGATTCATTTGCTCGATAAGCCCGATGAAATCGCAAAGAAAATCAAAAAATGTAAAACTGATGCTGTACGTGAGCTAGCCTTTGATGATAGCGATCGCCCTGAAGCGAATAATCTTCTCGGTCTATACGCAATTTTTGCGAATAAGACTAAGGAGAAAGTGCAAGCTGATGCTGCGACATGGCGCGGTTGGGGTGATTTTAAGACTGTATTGACTGATGCTGCGATCGCTCATCTTGAGCCAATTCAAGTTAAGTATAACGAAGTAGTAAAAGAGTCAGGCTATCTAGATCGCGTATTAAAAGAAGGTCGTGAAAAGGCTTCAGAGACTGCTTTTAAAACCCTCAATGCTGTCAAAGATGCGATGGGTTATTTACCACCTTTATAA